The Deltaproteobacteria bacterium sequence AAGAAGTTGACCCCGGACGCCAGCTCCGCCTTGCCAATGCGTGCGACCCGGTTCGGGTTGCCCTCGGCGCCGAAGGGGTGGCGGCCGGTGAGTTTCTCGAACAGCAGCACGCCGACCGAGAACACCAGGCTGCGCTCGTCCATCTGTTCGCCGCGCACCTGCTCGGGCGACGCGTACAGCAGGTCGCCCTTCATCTCTTGCTGCCGGAGCAGGTGCAGGAAGGAGAGCGTGTTGACCGTGACGTCGTCGCCGACCTCCCCTGCGTCCAGTCGATCCAGCACGGCCAGCACGTGGCGGACGACGGCGACCGGGTCGTCGGAGTCCGCGCCCGGCTCCGCCTTGGCGAGGCTCCAGAAGCGCTCGGCGAGCGTCTCCGGCGGGCGGGCGCCGGTCGGGGTGGCGGGATCGGTCATCGACACAACTCCACGCCGTCATGCAAGCAAATCGCGCGCCGCCCTGGCTGCGCCGCAACTGCGCGGCGCAGCGTGGTGCGCGCCGGTCTCCCTGGGGCCTTGCACCACAGCGTCGGGTTTCCGCTATCCTCGCCGCGCGTGGCCACGGTGCACGAGAGCGCGTCCGCTTCGCCGTCGTTTCGGACGGGACCGACGCGCATCACCGAGTCCGCTGCGCCGCAGCGGCGACCGGCGGTCTTGCACGGCCAGGCGGTGCTCACCGCGGCGGATGCGATGCGCGCGGACGAGATCGCTCGCGCGGTCACGTTCTATCGCGTCGTCATGGTGATCGTCGCGGGCGTGCTCGCGACGTTGCCATGGCTCGGCGGCGACCTGTCGGCGAAGTGGACGTTCGCGGCAGGCCTGGTGGTGTACGCGGTCGCCGAGACCTGGTTCGTCGCGGCGATCCGCCGCGACCCCGACCAGTACTGCGACCGCAACTTGTACCCGCTCGGTATCAGCGGTGTGTTCGCGGCGTTCGCGGGCGTCTACTACTGCGGCGTGTTCTCGCCGGCGCCCGCGATGATCGTGATGGCGCTGTACGTCAACAGCCTCATCGGCAGCCGCAGGTATCCCGCCGTCATCTACGGGCTGTGCGCCGGCTGTCAGGCCGCGCTCGCGGCCGCCGTGATGGCGGGTGCGATCCCCGATCGCGGCCTCGTCGTGCCGCGCGACTGGCCGCTGTCGTCTCAGGTGCTGGTGCAACTGATCGTCCAGGGGGTGTACCTGGCGACGTTCTTGATCGGCCGCCTGTCGCGGCGCGCGACCGCGGAGGCGTTTTCGAAGGTGGAAGAGGTCGCGCGCGCGGTCGCGCAACGGGATGCACTACTCGCCGAGGCGCGACACGAACTCGAGCGTGCCGCGTGGGTCGGCGAGCCGGGCCGGTTCACCGACCAGCGTGTGGGCAGCTTCCGGCTCGGCGCGGTCGTCGGACGCGGCGCGATGGGCGAGGTGTACGAAGCGACGCGCGAGAGCGACGGGCGGGACGCGGCCGTGAAGCTGCTGCACCGCAACGTACTCGCCGACCCGGAGCACGTCGCCCGGTTCGCGCGCGAGGCGGAGGCGGTGGCCACGATCGACTCACCGCACGTCGTCCGGGTGCTCGAGGTGAGCGATCCGTCCGCGCCGACGCCGTACATCGCGATGGAGCGGCTCACCGGCGAGCACCTGGGCGCGGTGCTGCAGCGCCGCCGTCGCCTGCCGCCCGCCGACGTCGTGGTCATGGTCGACCACGTGGCGCGCGGGATCGACGCGGCCGCGGCGCGCGGCGTCGTGCACCGCGACCTGAAGCCGCAAAACGTGTTTTGCGCGCACACGGAGCGCGGCCCGGTGTGGAAGATCCTCGACTTCGGCGTGTCGAAGCTGGCCGACGAGGCGGGCACGCTCACCGGCGGCAACGCGGTCGGCACGCCGGCGTACATGTCGCCCGAGCAGGCGCGCGGCCTCGACATCGATCACCGCACCGACGTGTACGCGCTCGGCGCGATCGCGTACCGCTGTTTGACCGGGCAGCCCGCGTTCTCGGGCCGCGACGTGCCGATGATCCTGCACGAAGTGGTGTACCGCGTGCCCGTTCGTCCGAGCTTGCTCGCCGCCGAACTACCGGAGGACGTCGACCGCGTGCTCGCGATCGCACTGGCCAAACGCCGCGAGGACCGGTTCGACTGCGGGGGCGAACTCGCCGACGCGTTCGCCGCCGCGGTGCGCGGTGCGCTCGGCGACAGGCTGCGGCGCCGGGCGGACGCGCTCGTCGCCCGCTACCCGTGGGGGCGCGCCATCGTGTAGCGGCGTCAGCCGGTCACGCCGTCGATCCCGTGCGCGCCCACCGGCCTCGGGCGTACGCGAGCCAGCCGAGCCCGGCCTTGACCACGAACGACAGCGGGAAACTCAGCCATACGCCGAAGGCGCCGAGGCCCGCGGCAAAGCCGAGCAGGGCGCCGAGCGGCACTTGGAACAGCGCCGTCCCGGCGAAGTTGATCGCGAGGCTGGTGCGGGTGGCGCCCGCGCCCTGCAACACGCCGACGAACGCGATGTGGACGCCGACCAGAGGCATGCAGTAGCCGAGCAGGCGCATCCAGTCGACGGCGTAGGCTTCCAACGGGCTCGCGCTGGCCACGTCGAACACGCGCACGATCGGATGGGCCGCCCCGACGATGGTGAACCCGAGGGTCGACATCACGGCGGTGCACAGCGCGACCGACGCGCGGGCGACCTGGCGCGCTTCCGCAGGCGAGCCCGCGCCGAGCGCGTTGCCCACCATCGCGCCGGTCGCCTGCGAGATCGCGAGCCCGGGGACGAACGCGAGCGACTGGATGCGCAGGCCGATGCCGTGCGCGGCGACCGCGAGTTCGTCGATGCGGCCGAGCATTCCGACGATCGACAGGAACGCGACGTTGAGGATCAGCATGTCGAGCGCCGCGGGGAACCCGACGCGGAACAGCGCGCGCGCGAGCGCGGTGTCGATGCGCGACCACCAGCGCAGCGAAACGTGCAGCGCCGGCACCGCGCCGCGCCGAAGCGCGGTGGCGGTCACGGCGACGTTGACCGCGTACGACGCGACCGTGCTGATCGCGGCGCCGGTGACGCCGAGGCGCGGGAACCCGAGGTGGCCCAGGATGAGACAGTAGTTGAGGAAGATGTTGACCGCGTTCGACCCCAGCGCGACCAGAAACGGCAGCCGGGTGTTGCCGACGGCCCGCAGCGCCCCGCCGAGCAGGATCGTGAGGTAGTAGAACACCGCGCCGGACAGCAGCGGCCGCAGGTAGGCCAGGCCCGCCGCGACGGCCGCGTCGGACGCGCCGAGCGCCCGGAGCAGTGGGCCGGCGAGCGCGTTGCCGGCGAGCGCGACCGCGGCGCTCACCCACACGGTGAGCACGGTGGACTGGCGCAGGACGTGGA is a genomic window containing:
- a CDS encoding serine/threonine protein kinase, which produces MATVHESASASPSFRTGPTRITESAAPQRRPAVLHGQAVLTAADAMRADEIARAVTFYRVVMVIVAGVLATLPWLGGDLSAKWTFAAGLVVYAVAETWFVAAIRRDPDQYCDRNLYPLGISGVFAAFAGVYYCGVFSPAPAMIVMALYVNSLIGSRRYPAVIYGLCAGCQAALAAAVMAGAIPDRGLVVPRDWPLSSQVLVQLIVQGVYLATFLIGRLSRRATAEAFSKVEEVARAVAQRDALLAEARHELERAAWVGEPGRFTDQRVGSFRLGAVVGRGAMGEVYEATRESDGRDAAVKLLHRNVLADPEHVARFAREAEAVATIDSPHVVRVLEVSDPSAPTPYIAMERLTGEHLGAVLQRRRRLPPADVVVMVDHVARGIDAAAARGVVHRDLKPQNVFCAHTERGPVWKILDFGVSKLADEAGTLTGGNAVGTPAYMSPEQARGLDIDHRTDVYALGAIAYRCLTGQPAFSGRDVPMILHEVVYRVPVRPSLLAAELPEDVDRVLAIALAKRREDRFDCGGELADAFAAAVRGALGDRLRRRADALVARYPWGRAIV
- a CDS encoding MATE family efflux transporter, producing the protein MRRTLPTVVALIEAGRPYREAHERFIKFPHTCDVSLHSSTRSPRRANPRKPPRSRPIRPPAPRRSAGLTIDHSCAIVPRSPARCDVATGRTIARRLIGLSAPLIGINVLNVLSLAVDTAMCGRLEEAPTALAALGFASQVVFLLMVVMMGLTVGTVAFVARAHGAGDRDRALHVLRQSTVLTVWVSAAVALAGNALAGPLLRALGASDAAVAAGLAYLRPLLSGAVFYYLTILLGGALRAVGNTRLPFLVALGSNAVNIFLNYCLILGHLGFPRLGVTGAAISTVASYAVNVAVTATALRRGAVPALHVSLRWWSRIDTALARALFRVGFPAALDMLILNVAFLSIVGMLGRIDELAVAAHGIGLRIQSLAFVPGLAISQATGAMVGNALGAGSPAEARQVARASVALCTAVMSTLGFTIVGAAHPIVRVFDVASASPLEAYAVDWMRLLGYCMPLVGVHIAFVGVLQGAGATRTSLAINFAGTALFQVPLGALLGFAAGLGAFGVWLSFPLSFVVKAGLGWLAYARGRWARTGSTA